The Candidatus Eisenbacteria bacterium DNA window GGGCTCTCGCTCGCGATCGCGCGCAGCGCCTGGTGGTCGACGCCGGCGCGCTCGCCGAGCTGCGCGGCAAGCGCTCGGCCATCCTCGACGACTTCCCGCTCGGTCGCGACGGCACGGCGACGCTCGACGTCCATCGCGTCGAGCCGTTCGGACCCGACACGCGGGTGGAAGAAGTGACGCCGAGCGGCGTGCAGCAGGTGCCGCTCCCCGACGAGGTCTACTTCGCGGGGCAGGTGCGCGGCGACGACGCGTCCCGCGTGCTCCTCATCGCGGCGGCCGACGGCGTGCGCGGCTTCGTCGTGCGCGGCGACCAGACCTATCCCTTCGGACCCGACGCTGCCGGGCACCATCGCGTCTACGCCATGCGCGACGTCGACCCTGCGCAGCATCCGGCCCCGCGCGACTTCTGCGCCAACGATCTCCATCCGGAGCGCCCGGAGCTCTCCGTGCCCGTGCTCCGCAATCGCGCCGTCGTGCCGCTCGTGCCCGTGCACTCGACGACGCTGCTCGAAGCCCAGGTCGCGATCGACACCGATACCGAGCTGCGCTCGAAGTTCGGCAGCCGCAACGCGGAGCTGAGCTACCTGACGTCGCTCCTCGCCGCCGCCAACGTCATCTACGAGCGCGACGTGAACGTGCGCCTGAGGTTCAGCTACGTGCGCATCTGGTCGGGCAGCGATCCGTGGACCGCCACCGACACGGTCGACTCGCTCGACGAGGTGCAGGCCTACTGGCTCAACCCGGGCAACGACATGGACACGGTCGCCGGGGCGCACGACATGGTCCACTTCATCTCCGGCAAGCCCGTGACCGGTGGCGTCGCGTACCTGAGCGCCGTGTGCGACCACACGTACGGCTTCGGGGTCTCGCAGGTGTTCGGCAGCTTCAACGTGTCCGACCCGAACGCCATCTGGGACGTGCTCGTCGTCACGCACGAGCTCGGCCACAACGTCGGCACGCCGCACACACACTGCTACAGCCCGCCGCTCGACCAGTGCTACAACGGCGAGCCCGGCTGCTACAGTGGCCCCGAGAGCGTCCCGCCCGGTGGCGGCACGATCATGAGCTACTGCCACCTCCTGGCGCCGGGCCTGCCGAACGTGAACCTGCTGTTCGGCCCCACCGTCAGCGCGACGATCCGCAGCACGGTCGAGTCCGCGTCGTGCATGACGGCCGCGACCTCGTGCGGCGACGGCACGCTCGATCCGGGCGAGCAGTGCGACGACGGCAACTTCATCTCCGGCGACGGCTGCTCGTCGGCCTGTCAGCTCGAGACGACCTGCGGCAACCACGTGATCGATCCCGGCGAGCAGTGCGACGACGGCAACACCGTCGCCGGCGACGGGTGCTCGGACACCTGTCAGTACGAGACCGTGTGCGGCGACGGCATCAAGGAGGGCATCGAGGAGTGCGACGATGGCAACACCGTCGCCGCCGACGGCTGCTCCCCGACCTGCCACCTCGAGATCTGCGGCAACGCCATCCTCGATCCGGGCGAGACGTGCGACGACGGCAACACCTCGGGCAACGACGGCTGCACGCCCACGTGCCATCACGAGCCGCTGTGCGGCGACGGCGCGCTCGATCCGGGCGAGGAGTGCGACGACGGCAACAAGAAGAGCGACGACGGCTGCGACAAGAGCTGCCACCTGGAGCCCTGCCAGGTCCTGATCCCGCACCAGACGACGTGGGCGCCGGCGAAGATCGTCGCGACCCCGAGCCGCTTCTCGCTGCGCGCGCGCTTCGGCGTCTCGTCGAGCGTCTTCGATCCGGCCACGGTCGCGAACGCGGGCGTGCGGATCATGGTCGACGGCGTCAGCGGCACGCGCGCGGTCGACGTGACGGTCCCGGGCGGCGGCGGATGGAACGCGAACGCGGCGCGTGCCCGCTACCGCAATCCCGGTGGCACCGCAGGCGGGGTGCGCGGAATCGTCATCCGTGGCAAGGAGCAGGGCGTCACCACGATCGACCTCAAGCTGACCAGCCAGGGCGGCGCCGTCCCGAGCCTCGACGACGTCCCGCCCACCGTGACGGTGCTGCTCGGCGGCGACGCGGGCGGTCCCGTCGGCGCCTGCGGCCACTACGCCTTCCCCGGCGCCCTGTGCGTCAAGCGCGGCAAGCGCCTGGTCTGCAAGTAGGGATCCGCCCCAAGACTCCGTCTTGGGGCGGGGGCGAGAGTGTGGCGTGGGCGGCACGCGCGACCGGCCTGTCGCGGCCAGCAAAGCTGGCGCGACATACGAGCCACGCACCCGGAGGTCGCGCGGGGTAGACGTCGTGCGCAGCGTACTGCTGCGACGCCCCGCTTGAGGGCGCCGACGCAGGTTGCGCCCGTCCGCAGTCAGGTCCTGCCGGGCGGCGTGGCGGGCGTGCCAAGCCTGTCGCGCCAGCTTTGCTGGCCGCGACATGCCG harbors:
- a CDS encoding DUF4215 domain-containing protein, with protein sequence MKTPIGALALVLLAATGASAAPLVRPDPHAPRALARDRAQRLVVDAGALAELRGKRSAILDDFPLGRDGTATLDVHRVEPFGPDTRVEEVTPSGVQQVPLPDEVYFAGQVRGDDASRVLLIAAADGVRGFVVRGDQTYPFGPDAAGHHRVYAMRDVDPAQHPAPRDFCANDLHPERPELSVPVLRNRAVVPLVPVHSTTLLEAQVAIDTDTELRSKFGSRNAELSYLTSLLAAANVIYERDVNVRLRFSYVRIWSGSDPWTATDTVDSLDEVQAYWLNPGNDMDTVAGAHDMVHFISGKPVTGGVAYLSAVCDHTYGFGVSQVFGSFNVSDPNAIWDVLVVTHELGHNVGTPHTHCYSPPLDQCYNGEPGCYSGPESVPPGGGTIMSYCHLLAPGLPNVNLLFGPTVSATIRSTVESASCMTAATSCGDGTLDPGEQCDDGNFISGDGCSSACQLETTCGNHVIDPGEQCDDGNTVAGDGCSDTCQYETVCGDGIKEGIEECDDGNTVAADGCSPTCHLEICGNAILDPGETCDDGNTSGNDGCTPTCHHEPLCGDGALDPGEECDDGNKKSDDGCDKSCHLEPCQVLIPHQTTWAPAKIVATPSRFSLRARFGVSSSVFDPATVANAGVRIMVDGVSGTRAVDVTVPGGGGWNANAARARYRNPGGTAGGVRGIVIRGKEQGVTTIDLKLTSQGGAVPSLDDVPPTVTVLLGGDAGGPVGACGHYAFPGALCVKRGKRLVCK